One genomic region from Gopherus flavomarginatus isolate rGopFla2 chromosome 20, rGopFla2.mat.asm, whole genome shotgun sequence encodes:
- the LOC127038023 gene encoding interferon-inducible GTPase 5-like, whose protein sequence is MSIDPVVVENKSPTMSEEEFKAAVQDGNLKAAVSIAQQMMKSPRLFEIAVVGESGSGKSSFVSALLGLADDDIGADEGGMVETTDWTVIYSHPEYPNVLLWDLPGIGAPNFQSVEHEITDTYLSGYDFFLIVTATRFRDTHASLAQKIQENAKKFYFVLSKVDQDLEAEKRKPNYSEARTLWQIREDCQAQLQKAGVNDPQVFLLSSWESDKHDFPLLKENLDKELRHAMLQKLLDISCRTLQEKKTAMQKTTRKSATLSSGPGAIPLPGLSLVADMAVLVDCMRDYCKDFGLNSDSLSALAELVGKREEDLKAVIRSPLATEITIDLVLKLLEKCVGEGVTYLTYFAWSVPVVGSLFSAQVSFGTTVFMLDNFISNLAEDAQRVLVKALEGEEKKSKQHHQ, encoded by the coding sequence ATGTCCATTGACCCAGTCGTGGTTGAGAATAAATCTCCCACTATGAGCGAAGAAGAATTCAAAGCTGCTGTCCAAGATGGAAACCTTAAAGCAGCAGTTTCAATAGCACAGCAGATGATGAAGTCACCCAGATTATTCGAAATTGCTGTCGTCGGGGAGTCAGGCTCTGGAAAGTCATCGTTTGTCAGTGCCCTCCTGGGCTTAGCTGATGATGATATAGGAGCCGACGAAGGCGGGATGGTGGAAACAACAGATTGGACTGTCATATATTCACATCCTGaataccctaatgttttgttgTGGGACCTTCCAGGAATCGGAGCGCCAAATTTTCAGTCAGTTGAACACGAGATAACTGATACATACTTGTCAGGATATGATTTTTTCCTTATTGTCACCGCTACACGCTTCAGAGATACCCATGCCAGCCTTGCACAGAAGATCCAGGAGAATGCAAAGAAGTTTTACTTTGTGCTCTCCAAAGTGGACCAAGACTTGGAGGCTGAAAAGAGAAAACCAAACTATAGTGAGGCGAGAACCCTGTGGCAGATCAGAGAGGACTGCCaagcccagctgcagaaagcaggGGTGAACGACCCTCAGGTTTTTCTCCTCTCCAGCTGGGAATCCGACAAGCATGATTTCCCCCTTTTGAAGGAAAATCTGGATAAAGAACTCCGCCATGCTATGTTGCAAAAGCTGCTCGACATCTCATGCCGGACCCTGCAAGAGAAGAAAACAGCCATGCAGAAGACCACACGGAAATCAGCTACCTTGTCGAGTGGTCCTGGCGCCATTCCTCTTCCGGGTCTTTCTCTTGTTGCTGACATGGCTGTCTTGGTGGATTGCATGAGAGATTACTGCAAGGATTTTGGCCTGAATTCTGACTCCCTCTCTGCACTCGCTGAGCTGGTTGGGAAGCGGGAGGAAGATCTGAAGGCCGTGATAAGGtctccactggccacagaaatAACAATTGACCTTGTACTGAAGCTGCTGGAAAAGTGTGTAGGTGAGGGAGTGACTTATCTGACTTACTTTGCCTGGAGTGTGCCAGTGGTTGGGTCACTGTTTTCTGCACAGGTTTCTTTTGGCACAACGGTGTTTATGTTGGATAACTTTATAAGCAACCTTGCGGAAGATGCCCAAAGAGTCCTGGTAAAGGCtttggagggagaagagaaaaaatcaaaacaacatcACCAATAA
- the LOC127038012 gene encoding uncharacterized protein LOC127038012 isoform X1 translates to MIPWGRTQPFRARPAFAMTRVSLVRSLHWTVLWTLCCIAGEETAITAQYGKDVTLTCFFPSKFKISFHRLSITWTKEGAQGQGVLVHRFHLKMNWLQGQEEAYRGRTQLYPQEFPQGNASLRLSDVRLQDEGSYLCNITCELGSWSQKISLIVLSDSEMERPLIVQPGKDVILNCSFRSELNHRPLNITWKKEEEEGPDLLVHSYCSELDPLEKQDEAYRGRTQLYPERFHEGNASLRLKNIRLEDDGVYTCHVKPQLGRFSVRMRVAVEKDAELVQSPPTLCSLWWIDLVLLLGILAFALFRMYYPSLWKLRLNKKVPRSESQQTVSDHKDDKEENKHLLGTPSSASMRLGVANPTHSPPAHSSLGQTAKDMEEPKASRGVQIVPTLISIMQRWALEYTRLNIAIMGERGCGKSSFINAMRGLCDEDEGAVPVGEEETMMEPTAYQHPKHPSVTFWRLPISGTEDFQPEAYPQQLKFVRYDFFVIMGLEQFTPTHVELAQEIQNTGKMCYFVRSKVDADLDAERHSRPTTYDEEEILHNIRNHCIRYLEEGGKINPEVFLLSAFKLEKYDFPFLRENMEKALPGDKNRALILALPNTSPQTLQKKKETLQKQIWKIALVSSLITVIHIPGVSTILDITILLILMRYYCQVFGLDDVSFMALTRQFGKPAEELKAITKPLLAKEITINMVLQLLSSVGCGIFIGADLSLWPLGVLGFMLSGGAAGIGLLAAGGISLATTYILLKTFLNGAAEDAQRILQELSPHDNRER, encoded by the exons ATGATCCCCTGGGGCAGGACCCAGCCCTTCAGAGCCCGTCCTGCCTTCGCCATGACGAGAGTCAGCCTTGTTCGCTCACTTCACtggactgtgctgtggactctctGCT GCATTGCTGGAGAGGAGACAGCCATCACAGCTCAGTATGGGAAAGACGTCACCCTGACCTGCTTCTTCCCATCCAAATTCAAGATAAGTTTCCATCGACTGAGCATCACCTGGACAAAGGAAGGAGCCCAGGGCCAGGGTGTCCTGGTTCACAGATTCCATCTGAAGATGAATTGgctgcagggacaggaagaggcttACAGGGGCCGAACACAGTTATATCCACAGGAATTCCCCCAGGGAAATGCATCCCTGAGACTCAGCGACGTTCGCCTCCAGGATGAGGGATCCTACCTCTGCAACATCACCTGTGAGCTGGGAAGCTGGTCCCAGAAGATTTCACTTATAGTGCTAA GTGACAGTGAAATGGAAAGGCCCCTCATCGTTCAGCCAGGGAAGGACGTCATCTTGAATTGCTCATTCCGGTCCGAGTTAAACCATCGGCCACTGAACATCACCTGGaagaaggaagaagaggagggaccAGATCTCCTGGTTCACAGCTACTGCTCTGAGCTGGACCCACTGGAAAAACAGGATGAGGCTTACAGGGGCCGGACCCAGTTGTATCCAGAGAGATTCCATGAGGGAAATGCGTCGCTGAGACTCAAGAACATCCGGCTGGAGGATGACGGGGTCTACACCTGCCATGTCAAGCCCCAACTGGGCAGGTTTTCTGTGCGGATGAGAGTGGCCGTGGAGAAGG ATGCTGAGCTTGTCCAGAGCCCACCCACACTGTGCAGTCTGTGGTGGATTGATCTGGTCTTGTTACTGGGGATATTAGCATTTGCTCTGTTTCGAATGTATTATCCTTCCCTGTGGAAACTGCGGCTGAACAAAAAGGTGCCTAGAAGTGAGTCCCAGCAGACTGTGTCTGACCATAAAGACGACAAAGAGGAGAACAAACATCTGCTCGGGACACCCTCATCAGCCTCCATGAGGCTAGGAGTGGCCAATCCCACCCACAGTCCACCTGCGCATTCCTCCCTG GGGCAGACTGCCAAAGACATGGAAGAACCAAAGGCTTCTCGTGGAGTTCAAATAGTACCTACATTGATTTCTATAATGCAGCGGTGGGCTTTGGAATACACTAGGTTAAATATCGCCATTATGGGAGAGCGAGGCTGTGGGAAATCATCCTTCATTAACGCCATGCGGGGACTATGTGATGAAGATGAAGGTGCTGTTCCAGTCGGCGAGGAAGAAACGATGATGGAACCAACAGCTTATCAGCATCCCAAACACCCAAGCGTGACTTTCTGGAGACTGCCAATAAGTGGGACAGAAGATTTTCAGCCAGAGGCATACCCTCAGCAGCTGAAATTTGTCCGCTATGACTTCTTCGTCATCATGGGTTTAGAGCAATTCACACCTACACATGTTGAGTTggcccaggagatccagaacaCAGGGAAGATGTGTTACTTTGTGCGCTCCAAGGTGGATGCAGATTTGGATGCTGAAAGACATAGCCGGCCCACCACCTATGATGAGGAGGAAATACTGCATAACATCCGTAACCACTGCATCAGATAcctggaagagggagggaagatCAATCCTGAGGTTTTCCTCCTCTCCGCGTTTAAGTTAGAGAAGTATGATTTTCCCTTCTTGCGAGAGAACATGGAGAAAGCACTCCCGGGTGACAAGAACAGGGCTTTGATACTGGCCCTGCCCAACACCTCTCCGCAAACCTTGCAGAAGAAAAAGGAAACCTTGCAGAAGCAGATCTGGAAAATAGCTCTTGTGTCTTCTCTTATCACGGTTATTCACATACCCGGTGTCTCCACCATTCTTGATATAACCATCCTGCTGATACTCATGAGATATTATTGCCAGGTCTTTGGCCTGGATGATGTCTCCTTCATGGCTCTCACGAGGCAGTTTGGCAAACCGGCGGAAGAGCTGAAGGCCATTACAAAGCCCCTGCTGGCCAAGGAAATTACTATTAACATGGTCTTGCAGCTCTTGTCCTCGGTTGGGTGCGGCATATTCATAGGAGCTGATTTGTCTCTGTGGCCTTTAGGGGTGCTAGGATTCATGCTGTCTGGAGGAGCTGCAGGCATAGGTCTCTTGGCAGCTGGTGGAATTTCATTGGCTACCACGTATATCCTGCTGAAAACCTTCCTCAATGGTGCTGCTGAAGATGCCCAAAGAATCCTACAGGAGCTAAGTCCACATGACAACAGGGAACGCTAA
- the LOC127038012 gene encoding interferon-inducible GTPase 5-like isoform X2 → MIPWGRTQPFRARPAFAMTRVSLVRSLHWTVLWTLCCDSEMERPLIVQPGKDVILNCSFRSELNHRPLNITWKKEEEEGPDLLVHSYCSELDPLEKQDEAYRGRTQLYPERFHEGNASLRLKNIRLEDDGVYTCHVKPQLGRFSVRMRVAVEKDAELVQSPPTLCSLWWIDLVLLLGILAFALFRMYYPSLWKLRLNKKVPRSESQQTVSDHKDDKEENKHLLGTPSSASMRLGVANPTHSPPAHSSLGQTAKDMEEPKASRGVQIVPTLISIMQRWALEYTRLNIAIMGERGCGKSSFINAMRGLCDEDEGAVPVGEEETMMEPTAYQHPKHPSVTFWRLPISGTEDFQPEAYPQQLKFVRYDFFVIMGLEQFTPTHVELAQEIQNTGKMCYFVRSKVDADLDAERHSRPTTYDEEEILHNIRNHCIRYLEEGGKINPEVFLLSAFKLEKYDFPFLRENMEKALPGDKNRALILALPNTSPQTLQKKKETLQKQIWKIALVSSLITVIHIPGVSTILDITILLILMRYYCQVFGLDDVSFMALTRQFGKPAEELKAITKPLLAKEITINMVLQLLSSVGCGIFIGADLSLWPLGVLGFMLSGGAAGIGLLAAGGISLATTYILLKTFLNGAAEDAQRILQELSPHDNRER, encoded by the exons ATGATCCCCTGGGGCAGGACCCAGCCCTTCAGAGCCCGTCCTGCCTTCGCCATGACGAGAGTCAGCCTTGTTCGCTCACTTCACtggactgtgctgtggactctctGCT GTGACAGTGAAATGGAAAGGCCCCTCATCGTTCAGCCAGGGAAGGACGTCATCTTGAATTGCTCATTCCGGTCCGAGTTAAACCATCGGCCACTGAACATCACCTGGaagaaggaagaagaggagggaccAGATCTCCTGGTTCACAGCTACTGCTCTGAGCTGGACCCACTGGAAAAACAGGATGAGGCTTACAGGGGCCGGACCCAGTTGTATCCAGAGAGATTCCATGAGGGAAATGCGTCGCTGAGACTCAAGAACATCCGGCTGGAGGATGACGGGGTCTACACCTGCCATGTCAAGCCCCAACTGGGCAGGTTTTCTGTGCGGATGAGAGTGGCCGTGGAGAAGG ATGCTGAGCTTGTCCAGAGCCCACCCACACTGTGCAGTCTGTGGTGGATTGATCTGGTCTTGTTACTGGGGATATTAGCATTTGCTCTGTTTCGAATGTATTATCCTTCCCTGTGGAAACTGCGGCTGAACAAAAAGGTGCCTAGAAGTGAGTCCCAGCAGACTGTGTCTGACCATAAAGACGACAAAGAGGAGAACAAACATCTGCTCGGGACACCCTCATCAGCCTCCATGAGGCTAGGAGTGGCCAATCCCACCCACAGTCCACCTGCGCATTCCTCCCTG GGGCAGACTGCCAAAGACATGGAAGAACCAAAGGCTTCTCGTGGAGTTCAAATAGTACCTACATTGATTTCTATAATGCAGCGGTGGGCTTTGGAATACACTAGGTTAAATATCGCCATTATGGGAGAGCGAGGCTGTGGGAAATCATCCTTCATTAACGCCATGCGGGGACTATGTGATGAAGATGAAGGTGCTGTTCCAGTCGGCGAGGAAGAAACGATGATGGAACCAACAGCTTATCAGCATCCCAAACACCCAAGCGTGACTTTCTGGAGACTGCCAATAAGTGGGACAGAAGATTTTCAGCCAGAGGCATACCCTCAGCAGCTGAAATTTGTCCGCTATGACTTCTTCGTCATCATGGGTTTAGAGCAATTCACACCTACACATGTTGAGTTggcccaggagatccagaacaCAGGGAAGATGTGTTACTTTGTGCGCTCCAAGGTGGATGCAGATTTGGATGCTGAAAGACATAGCCGGCCCACCACCTATGATGAGGAGGAAATACTGCATAACATCCGTAACCACTGCATCAGATAcctggaagagggagggaagatCAATCCTGAGGTTTTCCTCCTCTCCGCGTTTAAGTTAGAGAAGTATGATTTTCCCTTCTTGCGAGAGAACATGGAGAAAGCACTCCCGGGTGACAAGAACAGGGCTTTGATACTGGCCCTGCCCAACACCTCTCCGCAAACCTTGCAGAAGAAAAAGGAAACCTTGCAGAAGCAGATCTGGAAAATAGCTCTTGTGTCTTCTCTTATCACGGTTATTCACATACCCGGTGTCTCCACCATTCTTGATATAACCATCCTGCTGATACTCATGAGATATTATTGCCAGGTCTTTGGCCTGGATGATGTCTCCTTCATGGCTCTCACGAGGCAGTTTGGCAAACCGGCGGAAGAGCTGAAGGCCATTACAAAGCCCCTGCTGGCCAAGGAAATTACTATTAACATGGTCTTGCAGCTCTTGTCCTCGGTTGGGTGCGGCATATTCATAGGAGCTGATTTGTCTCTGTGGCCTTTAGGGGTGCTAGGATTCATGCTGTCTGGAGGAGCTGCAGGCATAGGTCTCTTGGCAGCTGGTGGAATTTCATTGGCTACCACGTATATCCTGCTGAAAACCTTCCTCAATGGTGCTGCTGAAGATGCCCAAAGAATCCTACAGGAGCTAAGTCCACATGACAACAGGGAACGCTAA